Within Agarivorans litoreus, the genomic segment CTCTGGCTGCATGGTGGTAGCCTTAATAGCGCTACCGCTAGCCACCGCTAATGCCTTATTTTACGCCGCACCCATTATGATGTTGCCACTAGGTATCTGGTTACACAAAAGCCCAGTAAACCGAACTCAAGTGGCTGCCGCATTCATTGGCTTTATCGGCGTGCTGGTAATTATTCGCCCCACCGAATTTAACTGGGGAGCTATCGCAGCTTTAGGCACGGCGCTTACACTTGCCTTAAGCAACTTAACGGTAAAGTACATTCCCAAACAAGAATCGGTAGTCACCAGCTTATTTTGGACCAACCTAATGGTTGTGCCGGCCACACTAACTCTGGCTTGGCCACACTTGCACAGTTTTAATTGGTCACTGCTTTACCTTGCGGGCGGCAGTAGCTTATTTATTTTGTTTTTACACGCTGGTTCGGTCATTGCCTATAAGTCGGCTAATGCCAACAGCATTGCTAGCGCCGAATACACCGGATTGATTGGTGCAGCAATCTTTGGCTGGTTATTTTTTAGTGAAATGCCCGACTGGTTAACCTGGCTTGGCGCGGCTCTAATTGTGGTACCTTTGGTATTGCAAAGCCCCTTACCTAAACAACTCGCCCTATGGAAAAAGCAGTTAAGCCAAAAGCGCGTAAAGCGTTCTGCTTCAGACACTGGCCTATAAGCTTAGGCCAGCAAGCTTATGGCCTAAGAAGCTTTAAATCTCGAAGAAAAGCTTTTACTGTCAACTTAGCTAAACAGCACTATAGAATTAACCGCTAAGGTACCTTAGGTAAATCAGTACAATCCATCAATAAATCAGCATAATACACTGCAATAATTAGCTGTAATGAGATTATACAATGCTTACCACCATCACCGTTGATTTTAGCTCGCCTTGTTAGCCTACAAAAACACCTTAACCACCTTACTGTTGCTGGTACTTAGCTTGCCGAGCCCAGCTAGCCAAGCGGAGCCGCTGCGTTTGGCCGCTGATCGCTGGTGCCCTTTTAATTGCCAAGTGAGCAGTCGCTCACCGGGTTACATCATCGAGATTGCACAGCAGGTTTTTGCGCCCGATTATCAAGTAAGCCTAGTTGAGATGCCCTGGTCACGTGCGCTGCGTCATACTCAAAAAGGTGTTTATCAAGCGGTGGTAGGGGCACTCGCCGGCGAAGCCGAAGGTTTTATTTACCCTAAGCTGGCCATTGGTAAAGCCCAGCAAGTACTAGTGATGCGTAGCGATAGTAACTGGCAGTATCAAGGCGTTCCTTCACTGGAAGACCTGACGATAGCGGTGATTGCTGATTATGACTACAACGATGAACTTGATGCCTATATTAGTGCTCATCAACATCGCCGTAATTTGGTGGTTGTTCGCAGTGAACAGGCGCTGGAGCGTATGCATAAGCTGCTGATGGAACGAAAAATTGATGGCTACGTCGAAGATAAAAGTGTAGTGAATTATTACACCCACCAACGGGGAGATAATAACGACATTCGCTTCGCCACTCGCTTTAGTAGCGAGCCAGTGTACATTGCGTTTTCTCCGGCTAACCCACAAAGCCCGGCTTTAGCTCATCGCTTAAGCGAAGGTATACAAGGTTTAAGAAACAGTGGAGAGTTAGCCAAAATTTTACAACGCTATGGACTTAGCGACTGGCAATAACATTGATGTGTAGAGCTTAAGTTAACTCTTAGTAACTTAAGCTTTGGAGCTTGATTCTGGCAACACGCTTTGCCAATCTATTTCTCCCTGCACCAAGCGTTCCTTAGCGGCTTTTGGTAATTGTTTAATGGCATATTCTAAGCGCATGGCCTGCTGCTTCGACGCCAAACATTGTTGATACACCAACTGTAGCGGGCCTTTTCCGCGTAGGGCTTTGGCACCTTTAACACCACCTTGTTGGTGCTCGGCAAAACGGCGCGCCACATCGGTAGTCACGCCGGTGTACAAATACTGTTGTTTGGTTCTAATAATATACAAAAACCACTCACTAGCAGCTTGTTGAACTACTAGAGAGTCATCACCAGACATTACGCTTCTATGCCTACAATCAACCACGGTGAATTAGCTTGATCGAGTTTGCGCTCTAAGTGCCACACTTCGGCAACATCGCTTTCTTGGCCGCTAACCTCATCACGTGTTTTACCGGTAAATTTAACGCTTACTTCGGCATTTAACATTGAGTGATCAGCACGAACCAGTTCGGCATCAATAAACACAACACTACTATTTATTTCCTCAGAACCGTATGAGCGACGCTCTTCAGCTAGGGCGTTGTATAGTTCAATGCTCAAGTATTCTTGCATCACCTCTAGCTTGTTGTCGTTCCAAGCGCGCTGCAGAGTATCAAAGTGACCACGAGCACCTTCTAAAAAGGCATTCGCGTCAAAACCTGCTGGCGGATTAAACGGCACGTCCTCTTCGCCTTCGCTAGCAAGTTGGCTAGCACTAGCAAAACCACCCTGTTGCCACTGTTGCTCTGCCTGAGGAGCTTGATAAGCCTGCGCGGGTTGGTGATTGATTGCCGCTGCCTTTTGTTGGTTGAGGCCACGTAAGAAACGCACCGCCACAAAGGCAATTAAAGCAAACAACAAAATATCCATCATCTGTAGGCCTTCAAAGGCCCCACCGCCAAGCAAAGCAGCAAACAAACCGCCGGCTAATAAGCCGCCTAACAATCCACCCATCATCCCTGAGCGACGGCCAGTATTTGCGGCAGTACCATTGTTTTGGTTCTGCTGCTGATTAGCCTGTTGATTAGTTTGGCTCGGTTGTTTTTTAAAGGTAGGTTGGCTTTTACCCCAAGACTTACCTCCACCAAAGCGTTTGGCCTCTGCGTCGGGGGTAATAATCAATACCGCCATCACCAACGCCATAACACTCATCAATTTTTTTAACATGCGCTCCGCCTTCTAAGGAGTAATTCAGCGATAAGCAGTGTAACCAGCTTGCAGCGAGGTTCAAGTGAAAACTATCTCAAGAACTAAGCAAGCTAAAGCACTACCACTTTAGTATTGATGTAAAACTTTTGTTACAGCTAGATGCAGCTTGTTCAATAGCCACTAATACACATTAAATTCAATAACTTAAACCCTTTTATAAACACTCAGATCAATTAGGGTTATTGCTTTGATTATTTTTTCGCCTAAGCTGGGGGAGTCAGCTAAAAATAATAATTCCGCTGACATAGACACTTACAAAAGACCAAAACAAAAAGGACTTAGCCATGATACTTCTCGTTGGCGGTGAAAAGGGGGGCAGTGGAAAAAGCTGTCTGGCCCAAAACTTGGCGGTGTATTT encodes:
- a CDS encoding DMT family transporter, with the translated sequence MRNNSTFIAILILVVANQIAVLSDALMKVAGEQASVFEILLYRQLSTLLLLLPLFLLTKQKLPAKPLVHVVRGHLWLAGSGCMVVALIALPLATANALFYAAPIMMLPLGIWLHKSPVNRTQVAAAFIGFIGVLVIIRPTEFNWGAIAALGTALTLALSNLTVKYIPKQESVVTSLFWTNLMVVPATLTLAWPHLHSFNWSLLYLAGGSSLFILFLHAGSVIAYKSANANSIASAEYTGLIGAAIFGWLFFSEMPDWLTWLGAALIVVPLVLQSPLPKQLALWKKQLSQKRVKRSASDTGL
- a CDS encoding substrate-binding periplasmic protein translates to MLAYKNTLTTLLLLVLSLPSPASQAEPLRLAADRWCPFNCQVSSRSPGYIIEIAQQVFAPDYQVSLVEMPWSRALRHTQKGVYQAVVGALAGEAEGFIYPKLAIGKAQQVLVMRSDSNWQYQGVPSLEDLTIAVIADYDYNDELDAYISAHQHRRNLVVVRSEQALERMHKLLMERKIDGYVEDKSVVNYYTHQRGDNNDIRFATRFSSEPVYIAFSPANPQSPALAHRLSEGIQGLRNSGELAKILQRYGLSDWQ
- a CDS encoding GIY-YIG nuclease family protein, producing MSGDDSLVVQQAASEWFLYIIRTKQQYLYTGVTTDVARRFAEHQQGGVKGAKALRGKGPLQLVYQQCLASKQQAMRLEYAIKQLPKAAKERLVQGEIDWQSVLPESSSKA
- a CDS encoding Tim44 domain-containing protein, with protein sequence MLKKLMSVMALVMAVLIITPDAEAKRFGGGKSWGKSQPTFKKQPSQTNQQANQQQNQNNGTAANTGRRSGMMGGLLGGLLAGGLFAALLGGGAFEGLQMMDILLFALIAFVAVRFLRGLNQQKAAAINHQPAQAYQAPQAEQQWQQGGFASASQLASEGEEDVPFNPPAGFDANAFLEGARGHFDTLQRAWNDNKLEVMQEYLSIELYNALAEERRSYGSEEINSSVVFIDAELVRADHSMLNAEVSVKFTGKTRDEVSGQESDVAEVWHLERKLDQANSPWLIVGIEA